The window GATTATTTCGAGACGAATGATCCGGCTCAAAACAACGAGTTAATTTTTCATAAAGTCGCCGAGAAGTCGTATCTACGGATGAATGCTCTATTGGAGGAGCTACTCGGGCGACATCATGATTTCAAGTTGTCGCTGAGCATCAGCGGTGTGTTCCTTGAACAAGCGGAGCGCTTTAACCTAGCGGTGATCGAGAGCTTTAAGCGGCTGGTTGGCACCGGCAAGGTTGAATTGGTATCAAGCCCGTATCATCACAGCCTGGCGTTCTTTTATTCGCGGCAGGAGTTTGAGGAGCAGATTCGTCGTCACCAGCAGAAGCTACGTCAGCTGTTTGGCGTCGAGACCAGGGTGCTCGCAAATACTGAACTGGCGTATAACAACGACCTCGCCAAGTGGGCGGAGGCGGCTGGCTTTAGTGGTGTGTTAGCCGAGGGTTGGGATGAGGTGCTGGAGTGGCGCAGTCCGAATTATGTGTATCGGCCGGTTGGCACGGACAAGATTGGACTGCTGCTCAAGAATTATCGCCTGAGTGACGATATCGCTTTTCGGTTTAGTAATCGGTCGTGGGCGGGTTGGCCACTGACGGCAGAAAAATATCGGACGTGGCTGATGGAGGCGACGGCCGAGGCGCCGCTGGTTAATTTGTTCATGGATTATGAAACCTTTGGCGAGCACCAGTGGTCGGATAGCGGTATTTTT is drawn from Candidatus Saccharibacteria bacterium oral taxon 488 and contains these coding sequences:
- a CDS encoding alpha-amylase, which produces MGMSRGITLYLHVHQPWRVRRYSIFDVAARHDYFETNDPAQNNELIFHKVAEKSYLRMNALLEELLGRHHDFKLSLSISGVFLEQAERFNLAVIESFKRLVGTGKVELVSSPYHHSLAFFYSRQEFEEQIRRHQQKLRQLFGVETRVLANTELAYNNDLAKWAEAAGFSGVLAEGWDEVLEWRSPNYVYRPVGTDKIGLLLKNYRLSDDIAFRFSNRSWAGWPLTAEKYRTWLMEATAEAPLVNLFMDYETFGEHQWSDSGIFSFFDQFVASWLEVSGNAFYTVSEALAAHRPVGEISMPETVTWADSERDLTAWNGNDLQKEALRYLYELEADVLRSGDEQLIADWRRLQSSDHFYYMCTKWFTDGDVHAYFSPYDSPYEAFLYYVNAIRDVRWRLSAHRYERF